From one Callithrix jacchus isolate 240 chromosome 2, calJac240_pri, whole genome shotgun sequence genomic stretch:
- the GRID2IP gene encoding delphilin isoform X16 produces MRNCSHDKVVSMLQGSGAMPTLVVEEGLVPFASADSDSLDSPNPSSALTSLQWVAEILPSSIRVQGRTFSQQLEHLLTPPERYGVCRALESFFQHRNIDTLIVDVYPVLDTPSKQVLWQFIYQLLTYEEQELCQEKIACFLGYTAMTAEPEPELDLESEPTPEPQPRSSLRASSMCRRSLRSQGVEAGLSCGPSECPEMPLSLIPGERQAGDGTSLPETPNPKMMSAVYAELESRLNSSFKGKMGTMSKSRASPPGPSSAVAAGPRTLSGVSWPSERLLPSPCYHPLCSGGLASPSSSESHPYASLDSSRAPSPQPSLGPICPDSPPSLDPAHQPSRRKLFTFSQPVRSRDTDRFLDVLSEQLGPRVTIVDDFLTPENDYEEMSFHDDQGSFVTNERSSASDCVSSSEEGSSLTYSSISDHIPPPPLSPPPPPPLPFHDPKPSSRSSDGSRGPAQVLAKPLTQLSHQVPPPPPPPLPPPVPCAPPMLSRGLGHRRSETSHMSVKRLRWEQVENSEGTIWGQLGEDSDYDKLSDMVKYLDLELHFGTQKPAKPVPGPEPFRKKEVVEILSHKKAYNTSILLAHLKLSPAELRQVLMSMEPRRLEPAHLAQLLLFAPDADEEQRYQAFREAPGRLSEPDQFVLQMLSVPEYKTRLRSLHFQATLQEKTEEIRGSLECLRQASLELKNSRKLAKILEFVLAMGNYLNDGQPKTNKTTGFKINFLTELNSTKTVDGKSTFLHILAKSLSQHFPELLGFGQDLPTVPLAAKVNQRALTSDLADLHGTISEIQDACQSISPSSEDKFAVVMSSFLETAQPVLRVLDGLQREAMEELGKALAFFGEDSKATTSEAFFGIFAEFMSKFERALSDLQAGEGPRSSGMVSPLAW; encoded by the exons ATGAG GAACTGCTCCCATGACAAGGTGGTGTCCATGCtgcagggcagtggtgccatGCCCACGCTGGTGGTGGAGGAAGGGCTCGTCCCGTTTGCCAGTG cagaCTCTGATTCTCTGGACTCGCCCAACCCGTCGTCAGCGCTTACCTCCCTGCAGTGGGTGGCGGAGATCCTGCCATCCAGCATCCGGGTCCAAGGGAGGACCTTCAGCCAGCAACTGGAGCACCTGCTCACGCCTCCTGAGCGCTACGGGGTCTGCCGGGCCCTCGAGAGCTTCTTCCAGCACAG GAACATCGACACGCTCATCGTTGATGTCTACCCTGTGCTGGACACCCCTTCCAAGCAGGTCCTGTGGCAGTTCATCTACCAGCTGCTGACCTATGAGGAGCAGGAGCTCTGTCAGGAGAAAATTGCATGCTTCCTGGGCTACACTGCCATGACGG CAGAGCCAGAGCCTGAGCTGGACCTGGAGTCGGAGCCCACGCCCGAGCCCCAGCCCCGGAGCTCCCTTCGAGCCTCCTCCATGTGCCGCCGCAGCCTCCGGTCGCAGGGCGTGGAGGCTGGCCTCAGCTGCG GTCCCAGCGAGTGTCCTGAGATGCCTCTTTCCCTGATCCCAGGCGAGCGCCAGGCGGGCGATGGCACGTCCCTCCCTGAGACCCCCAACCCCAAGATG ATGTCAGCCGTCTATGCAGAGCTTGAGTCTCGACTGAACAGCAGCTTCAAAGGGAAGATGGGGACCATGTCCAAATCCCGGGCTTCCCCTCCAGGACCCAGCTCAGCAGTCGCCGCAG GGCCCAGGACCCTGTCCGGCGTCTCATGGCCCAGCGAACGACTCCTGCCCTCCCCTTGCTACCACCCGCTATGTTCTGGGGGCCTGGCCTCCCCCAGCAGCTCTGAGTCCCACCCCTacgccagcctggacagcagCAGGGCGCCCTCCCCACAGCCAAGCCTGGGGCCCATCTGCCCTGACAGCCCCCCAAGCCTGGATCCTGCCCACCAGCCCAGCCGCAGGAAGCTCTTCACCTTCTCCCAGCCTGTGCGAAGCCGTGATACCGACCGCTTCCTGGACGTGCTGAGTGAGCAGCTGGGCCCCCGGGTCACCATTGTGGATGATTTCCTGACCCCTGAGAACGACTACGAGGAG ATGAGCTTCCATGATGACCAGGGTAGCTTTGTAACCAATGAGCGGAGCAGCGCCAGCGACTGCGTCAGCAGCAGTGAAGAAGGCAGCTCCCTGACCTACTCCTCCATCTCTGACCACATCCCGCCACCCCCGCTcagccccccaccaccaccacccctgccttTCCATGACCCCAAGCCCAGCTCCCGCAGCTCTGATGGTTCCCGGGGCCCTGCTCAGGTGCTGgccaagcccctcacccaacTCAGTCACCAAGTccctccaccacccccaccacccctgcccccacccgTGCCCTGTGCACCCCCCATGCTGTCCCGGGGCCTGGGCCACCGGCGCAGCGAGACCAGCCACATGAGTGTCAAGCGCTTGCGGTGGGAGCAGGTGGAGAACTCAGAAGGCACCATCTGGGGTCAG CTTGGGGAAGACTCCGACTACGATAAGCTGAGTGACATGGTGAAATACCTCGATCTGGAGCTCCACTTCGGCACCCAGAAACCTGCTA AGCCTGTGCCGGGGCCCGAACCCTTCCGGAAGAAAGAGGTTGTGGAGATCCTGTCCCACAAGAAGGCCTACAACACCT CCATCCTCCTGGCGCACCTGAAGCTGAGCCCTGCGGAGCTGCGTCAGGTGCTGATGAGCATGGAGCCCCGGCGCCTGGAGCCCGCGCATCTGGCGCAGCTGCTGCTCTTTGCGCCCGACGCCGACGAGGAGCAGCGCTACCAGGCCTTCCGCGAGGCGCCCGGCCGCCTCAGCGAGCCGGACCAGTTCGTCCTGCAG ATGCTGTCCGTTCCCGAATACAAGACGCGCCTGCGCAGCCTCCACTTCCAGGCCACCCTCCAGGAGAAGACAGAGGAGATCCGAGGCAGCCTCGAATGCTTGCGCCAGGCCTCCCTGGAGCTCAAAAACAGCCGAAAGCTCGCCAAGATCCTGGAG TTTGTGTTGGCCATGGGCAACTATCTCAACGACGGACAGCCCAAAACCAATAAAACCACCGGCTTCAAGATCAACTTTCTGACAGAG CTGAACTCCACCAAGACAGTGGATGGGAAGTCCACCTTCCTGCACATCCTTGCCAAATCGCTGAGCCAGCACttccctgaactcctgggctttgGTCAGGACCTGCCCACCGTGCCCCTGGCTGCCAAAG TGAACCAACGGGCCCTGACCAGCGACCTGGCTGACCTCCATGGCACTATCAGCGAGATACAGGACGCCTGCCAGAGCATTTCCCCCTCCAGCGAGGACAAGTTTGCAGTGGTCATGTCG TCCTTCCTGGAGACGGCCCAGCCAGTGCTTCGGGTGCTGGACGGGCTGCAGCGTGAGGCCATGGAGGAGCTGGGCAAGGCGCTGGCCTTCTTCGGGGAGGATTCCAAGGCCACCACCTCCGAGGCTTTCTTCGGCATCTTCGCAGAGTTCATGAGCAAATTCGAG CGAGCGCTGAGTGACCTGCAGGCCGGGGAGGGCCCACGAAGCTCCGGGATGGTTTCACCCCTGGCCTGGTGA
- the GRID2IP gene encoding delphilin isoform X14, with protein MRNCSHDKVVSMLQGSGAMPTLVVEEGLVPFASADSDSLDSPNPSSALTSLQWVAEILPSSIRVQGRTFSQQLEHLLTPPERYGVCRALESFFQHRNIDTLIVDVYPVLDTPSKQVLWQFIYQLLTYEEQELCQEKIACFLGYTAMTAEPEPELDLESEPTPEPQPRSSLRASSMCRRSLRSQGVEAGLSCGPSECPEMPLSLIPGERQAGDGTSLPETPNPKMMSAVYAELESRLNSSFKGKMGTMSKSRASPPGPSSAVAAGPRTLSGVSWPSERLLPSPCYHPLCSGGLASPSSSESHPYASLDSSRAPSPQPSLGPICPDSPPSLDPAHQPSRRKLFTFSQPVRSRDTDRFLDVLSEQLGPRVTIVDDFLTPENDYEEMSFHDDQGSFVTNERSSASDCVSSSEEGSSLTYSSISDHIPPPPLSPPPPPPLPFHDPKPSSRSSDGSRGPAQVLAKPLTQLSHQVPPPPPPPLPPPVPCAPPMLSRGLGHRRSETSHMSVKRLRWEQVENSEGTIWGQLGEDSDYDKLSDMVKYLDLELHFGTQKPAISFPEPVPGPEPFRKKEVVEILSHKKAYNTSILLAHLKLSPAELRQVLMSMEPRRLEPAHLAQLLLFAPDADEEQRYQAFREAPGRLSEPDQFVLQMLSVPEYKTRLRSLHFQATLQEKTEEIRGSLECLRQASLELKNSRKLAKILEFVLAMGNYLNDGQPKTNKTTGFKINFLTELNSTKTVDGKSTFLHILAKSLSQHFPELLGFGQDLPTVPLAAKVNQRALTSDLADLHGTISEIQDACQSISPSSEDKFAVVMSSFLETAQPVLRVLDGLQREAMEELGKALAFFGEDSKATTSEAFFGIFAEFMSKFERALSDLQAGEGPRSSGMVSPLAW; from the exons ATGAG GAACTGCTCCCATGACAAGGTGGTGTCCATGCtgcagggcagtggtgccatGCCCACGCTGGTGGTGGAGGAAGGGCTCGTCCCGTTTGCCAGTG cagaCTCTGATTCTCTGGACTCGCCCAACCCGTCGTCAGCGCTTACCTCCCTGCAGTGGGTGGCGGAGATCCTGCCATCCAGCATCCGGGTCCAAGGGAGGACCTTCAGCCAGCAACTGGAGCACCTGCTCACGCCTCCTGAGCGCTACGGGGTCTGCCGGGCCCTCGAGAGCTTCTTCCAGCACAG GAACATCGACACGCTCATCGTTGATGTCTACCCTGTGCTGGACACCCCTTCCAAGCAGGTCCTGTGGCAGTTCATCTACCAGCTGCTGACCTATGAGGAGCAGGAGCTCTGTCAGGAGAAAATTGCATGCTTCCTGGGCTACACTGCCATGACGG CAGAGCCAGAGCCTGAGCTGGACCTGGAGTCGGAGCCCACGCCCGAGCCCCAGCCCCGGAGCTCCCTTCGAGCCTCCTCCATGTGCCGCCGCAGCCTCCGGTCGCAGGGCGTGGAGGCTGGCCTCAGCTGCG GTCCCAGCGAGTGTCCTGAGATGCCTCTTTCCCTGATCCCAGGCGAGCGCCAGGCGGGCGATGGCACGTCCCTCCCTGAGACCCCCAACCCCAAGATG ATGTCAGCCGTCTATGCAGAGCTTGAGTCTCGACTGAACAGCAGCTTCAAAGGGAAGATGGGGACCATGTCCAAATCCCGGGCTTCCCCTCCAGGACCCAGCTCAGCAGTCGCCGCAG GGCCCAGGACCCTGTCCGGCGTCTCATGGCCCAGCGAACGACTCCTGCCCTCCCCTTGCTACCACCCGCTATGTTCTGGGGGCCTGGCCTCCCCCAGCAGCTCTGAGTCCCACCCCTacgccagcctggacagcagCAGGGCGCCCTCCCCACAGCCAAGCCTGGGGCCCATCTGCCCTGACAGCCCCCCAAGCCTGGATCCTGCCCACCAGCCCAGCCGCAGGAAGCTCTTCACCTTCTCCCAGCCTGTGCGAAGCCGTGATACCGACCGCTTCCTGGACGTGCTGAGTGAGCAGCTGGGCCCCCGGGTCACCATTGTGGATGATTTCCTGACCCCTGAGAACGACTACGAGGAG ATGAGCTTCCATGATGACCAGGGTAGCTTTGTAACCAATGAGCGGAGCAGCGCCAGCGACTGCGTCAGCAGCAGTGAAGAAGGCAGCTCCCTGACCTACTCCTCCATCTCTGACCACATCCCGCCACCCCCGCTcagccccccaccaccaccacccctgccttTCCATGACCCCAAGCCCAGCTCCCGCAGCTCTGATGGTTCCCGGGGCCCTGCTCAGGTGCTGgccaagcccctcacccaacTCAGTCACCAAGTccctccaccacccccaccacccctgcccccacccgTGCCCTGTGCACCCCCCATGCTGTCCCGGGGCCTGGGCCACCGGCGCAGCGAGACCAGCCACATGAGTGTCAAGCGCTTGCGGTGGGAGCAGGTGGAGAACTCAGAAGGCACCATCTGGGGTCAG CTTGGGGAAGACTCCGACTACGATAAGCTGAGTGACATGGTGAAATACCTCGATCTGGAGCTCCACTTCGGCACCCAGAAACCTGCTA TTTCCTTTCCAGAGCCTGTGCCGGGGCCCGAACCCTTCCGGAAGAAAGAGGTTGTGGAGATCCTGTCCCACAAGAAGGCCTACAACACCT CCATCCTCCTGGCGCACCTGAAGCTGAGCCCTGCGGAGCTGCGTCAGGTGCTGATGAGCATGGAGCCCCGGCGCCTGGAGCCCGCGCATCTGGCGCAGCTGCTGCTCTTTGCGCCCGACGCCGACGAGGAGCAGCGCTACCAGGCCTTCCGCGAGGCGCCCGGCCGCCTCAGCGAGCCGGACCAGTTCGTCCTGCAG ATGCTGTCCGTTCCCGAATACAAGACGCGCCTGCGCAGCCTCCACTTCCAGGCCACCCTCCAGGAGAAGACAGAGGAGATCCGAGGCAGCCTCGAATGCTTGCGCCAGGCCTCCCTGGAGCTCAAAAACAGCCGAAAGCTCGCCAAGATCCTGGAG TTTGTGTTGGCCATGGGCAACTATCTCAACGACGGACAGCCCAAAACCAATAAAACCACCGGCTTCAAGATCAACTTTCTGACAGAG CTGAACTCCACCAAGACAGTGGATGGGAAGTCCACCTTCCTGCACATCCTTGCCAAATCGCTGAGCCAGCACttccctgaactcctgggctttgGTCAGGACCTGCCCACCGTGCCCCTGGCTGCCAAAG TGAACCAACGGGCCCTGACCAGCGACCTGGCTGACCTCCATGGCACTATCAGCGAGATACAGGACGCCTGCCAGAGCATTTCCCCCTCCAGCGAGGACAAGTTTGCAGTGGTCATGTCG TCCTTCCTGGAGACGGCCCAGCCAGTGCTTCGGGTGCTGGACGGGCTGCAGCGTGAGGCCATGGAGGAGCTGGGCAAGGCGCTGGCCTTCTTCGGGGAGGATTCCAAGGCCACCACCTCCGAGGCTTTCTTCGGCATCTTCGCAGAGTTCATGAGCAAATTCGAG CGAGCGCTGAGTGACCTGCAGGCCGGGGAGGGCCCACGAAGCTCCGGGATGGTTTCACCCCTGGCCTGGTGA
- the GRID2IP gene encoding delphilin isoform X17 yields the protein MRNCSHDKVVSMLQGSGAMPTLVVEEGLVPFASDSDSLDSPNPSSALTSLQWVAEILPSSIRVQGRTFSQQLEHLLTPPERYGVCRALESFFQHRNIDTLIVDVYPVLDTPSKQVLWQFIYQLLTYEEQELCQEKIACFLGYTAMTAEPEPELDLESEPTPEPQPRSSLRASSMCRRSLRSQGVEAGLSCGPSECPEMPLSLIPGERQAGDGTSLPETPNPKMMSAVYAELESRLNSSFKGKMGTMSKSRASPPGPSSAVAAGPRTLSGVSWPSERLLPSPCYHPLCSGGLASPSSSESHPYASLDSSRAPSPQPSLGPICPDSPPSLDPAHQPSRRKLFTFSQPVRSRDTDRFLDVLSEQLGPRVTIVDDFLTPENDYEEMSFHDDQGSFVTNERSSASDCVSSSEEGSSLTYSSISDHIPPPPLSPPPPPPLPFHDPKPSSRSSDGSRGPAQVLAKPLTQLSHQVPPPPPPPLPPPVPCAPPMLSRGLGHRRSETSHMSVKRLRWEQVENSEGTIWGQLGEDSDYDKLSDMVKYLDLELHFGTQKPAKPVPGPEPFRKKEVVEILSHKKAYNTSILLAHLKLSPAELRQVLMSMEPRRLEPAHLAQLLLFAPDADEEQRYQAFREAPGRLSEPDQFVLQMLSVPEYKTRLRSLHFQATLQEKTEEIRGSLECLRQASLELKNSRKLAKILEFVLAMGNYLNDGQPKTNKTTGFKINFLTELNSTKTVDGKSTFLHILAKSLSQHFPELLGFGQDLPTVPLAAKVNQRALTSDLADLHGTISEIQDACQSISPSSEDKFAVVMSSFLETAQPVLRVLDGLQREAMEELGKALAFFGEDSKATTSEAFFGIFAEFMSKFERALSDLQAGEGPRSSGMVSPLAW from the exons ATGAG GAACTGCTCCCATGACAAGGTGGTGTCCATGCtgcagggcagtggtgccatGCCCACGCTGGTGGTGGAGGAAGGGCTCGTCCCGTTTGCCAGTG aCTCTGATTCTCTGGACTCGCCCAACCCGTCGTCAGCGCTTACCTCCCTGCAGTGGGTGGCGGAGATCCTGCCATCCAGCATCCGGGTCCAAGGGAGGACCTTCAGCCAGCAACTGGAGCACCTGCTCACGCCTCCTGAGCGCTACGGGGTCTGCCGGGCCCTCGAGAGCTTCTTCCAGCACAG GAACATCGACACGCTCATCGTTGATGTCTACCCTGTGCTGGACACCCCTTCCAAGCAGGTCCTGTGGCAGTTCATCTACCAGCTGCTGACCTATGAGGAGCAGGAGCTCTGTCAGGAGAAAATTGCATGCTTCCTGGGCTACACTGCCATGACGG CAGAGCCAGAGCCTGAGCTGGACCTGGAGTCGGAGCCCACGCCCGAGCCCCAGCCCCGGAGCTCCCTTCGAGCCTCCTCCATGTGCCGCCGCAGCCTCCGGTCGCAGGGCGTGGAGGCTGGCCTCAGCTGCG GTCCCAGCGAGTGTCCTGAGATGCCTCTTTCCCTGATCCCAGGCGAGCGCCAGGCGGGCGATGGCACGTCCCTCCCTGAGACCCCCAACCCCAAGATG ATGTCAGCCGTCTATGCAGAGCTTGAGTCTCGACTGAACAGCAGCTTCAAAGGGAAGATGGGGACCATGTCCAAATCCCGGGCTTCCCCTCCAGGACCCAGCTCAGCAGTCGCCGCAG GGCCCAGGACCCTGTCCGGCGTCTCATGGCCCAGCGAACGACTCCTGCCCTCCCCTTGCTACCACCCGCTATGTTCTGGGGGCCTGGCCTCCCCCAGCAGCTCTGAGTCCCACCCCTacgccagcctggacagcagCAGGGCGCCCTCCCCACAGCCAAGCCTGGGGCCCATCTGCCCTGACAGCCCCCCAAGCCTGGATCCTGCCCACCAGCCCAGCCGCAGGAAGCTCTTCACCTTCTCCCAGCCTGTGCGAAGCCGTGATACCGACCGCTTCCTGGACGTGCTGAGTGAGCAGCTGGGCCCCCGGGTCACCATTGTGGATGATTTCCTGACCCCTGAGAACGACTACGAGGAG ATGAGCTTCCATGATGACCAGGGTAGCTTTGTAACCAATGAGCGGAGCAGCGCCAGCGACTGCGTCAGCAGCAGTGAAGAAGGCAGCTCCCTGACCTACTCCTCCATCTCTGACCACATCCCGCCACCCCCGCTcagccccccaccaccaccacccctgccttTCCATGACCCCAAGCCCAGCTCCCGCAGCTCTGATGGTTCCCGGGGCCCTGCTCAGGTGCTGgccaagcccctcacccaacTCAGTCACCAAGTccctccaccacccccaccacccctgcccccacccgTGCCCTGTGCACCCCCCATGCTGTCCCGGGGCCTGGGCCACCGGCGCAGCGAGACCAGCCACATGAGTGTCAAGCGCTTGCGGTGGGAGCAGGTGGAGAACTCAGAAGGCACCATCTGGGGTCAG CTTGGGGAAGACTCCGACTACGATAAGCTGAGTGACATGGTGAAATACCTCGATCTGGAGCTCCACTTCGGCACCCAGAAACCTGCTA AGCCTGTGCCGGGGCCCGAACCCTTCCGGAAGAAAGAGGTTGTGGAGATCCTGTCCCACAAGAAGGCCTACAACACCT CCATCCTCCTGGCGCACCTGAAGCTGAGCCCTGCGGAGCTGCGTCAGGTGCTGATGAGCATGGAGCCCCGGCGCCTGGAGCCCGCGCATCTGGCGCAGCTGCTGCTCTTTGCGCCCGACGCCGACGAGGAGCAGCGCTACCAGGCCTTCCGCGAGGCGCCCGGCCGCCTCAGCGAGCCGGACCAGTTCGTCCTGCAG ATGCTGTCCGTTCCCGAATACAAGACGCGCCTGCGCAGCCTCCACTTCCAGGCCACCCTCCAGGAGAAGACAGAGGAGATCCGAGGCAGCCTCGAATGCTTGCGCCAGGCCTCCCTGGAGCTCAAAAACAGCCGAAAGCTCGCCAAGATCCTGGAG TTTGTGTTGGCCATGGGCAACTATCTCAACGACGGACAGCCCAAAACCAATAAAACCACCGGCTTCAAGATCAACTTTCTGACAGAG CTGAACTCCACCAAGACAGTGGATGGGAAGTCCACCTTCCTGCACATCCTTGCCAAATCGCTGAGCCAGCACttccctgaactcctgggctttgGTCAGGACCTGCCCACCGTGCCCCTGGCTGCCAAAG TGAACCAACGGGCCCTGACCAGCGACCTGGCTGACCTCCATGGCACTATCAGCGAGATACAGGACGCCTGCCAGAGCATTTCCCCCTCCAGCGAGGACAAGTTTGCAGTGGTCATGTCG TCCTTCCTGGAGACGGCCCAGCCAGTGCTTCGGGTGCTGGACGGGCTGCAGCGTGAGGCCATGGAGGAGCTGGGCAAGGCGCTGGCCTTCTTCGGGGAGGATTCCAAGGCCACCACCTCCGAGGCTTTCTTCGGCATCTTCGCAGAGTTCATGAGCAAATTCGAG CGAGCGCTGAGTGACCTGCAGGCCGGGGAGGGCCCACGAAGCTCCGGGATGGTTTCACCCCTGGCCTGGTGA
- the GRID2IP gene encoding delphilin isoform X15: MRNCSHDKVVSMLQGSGAMPTLVVEEGLVPFASDSDSLDSPNPSSALTSLQWVAEILPSSIRVQGRTFSQQLEHLLTPPERYGVCRALESFFQHRNIDTLIVDVYPVLDTPSKQVLWQFIYQLLTYEEQELCQEKIACFLGYTAMTAEPEPELDLESEPTPEPQPRSSLRASSMCRRSLRSQGVEAGLSCGPSECPEMPLSLIPGERQAGDGTSLPETPNPKMMSAVYAELESRLNSSFKGKMGTMSKSRASPPGPSSAVAAGPRTLSGVSWPSERLLPSPCYHPLCSGGLASPSSSESHPYASLDSSRAPSPQPSLGPICPDSPPSLDPAHQPSRRKLFTFSQPVRSRDTDRFLDVLSEQLGPRVTIVDDFLTPENDYEEMSFHDDQGSFVTNERSSASDCVSSSEEGSSLTYSSISDHIPPPPLSPPPPPPLPFHDPKPSSRSSDGSRGPAQVLAKPLTQLSHQVPPPPPPPLPPPVPCAPPMLSRGLGHRRSETSHMSVKRLRWEQVENSEGTIWGQLGEDSDYDKLSDMVKYLDLELHFGTQKPAISFPEPVPGPEPFRKKEVVEILSHKKAYNTSILLAHLKLSPAELRQVLMSMEPRRLEPAHLAQLLLFAPDADEEQRYQAFREAPGRLSEPDQFVLQMLSVPEYKTRLRSLHFQATLQEKTEEIRGSLECLRQASLELKNSRKLAKILEFVLAMGNYLNDGQPKTNKTTGFKINFLTELNSTKTVDGKSTFLHILAKSLSQHFPELLGFGQDLPTVPLAAKVNQRALTSDLADLHGTISEIQDACQSISPSSEDKFAVVMSSFLETAQPVLRVLDGLQREAMEELGKALAFFGEDSKATTSEAFFGIFAEFMSKFERALSDLQAGEGPRSSGMVSPLAW; encoded by the exons ATGAG GAACTGCTCCCATGACAAGGTGGTGTCCATGCtgcagggcagtggtgccatGCCCACGCTGGTGGTGGAGGAAGGGCTCGTCCCGTTTGCCAGTG aCTCTGATTCTCTGGACTCGCCCAACCCGTCGTCAGCGCTTACCTCCCTGCAGTGGGTGGCGGAGATCCTGCCATCCAGCATCCGGGTCCAAGGGAGGACCTTCAGCCAGCAACTGGAGCACCTGCTCACGCCTCCTGAGCGCTACGGGGTCTGCCGGGCCCTCGAGAGCTTCTTCCAGCACAG GAACATCGACACGCTCATCGTTGATGTCTACCCTGTGCTGGACACCCCTTCCAAGCAGGTCCTGTGGCAGTTCATCTACCAGCTGCTGACCTATGAGGAGCAGGAGCTCTGTCAGGAGAAAATTGCATGCTTCCTGGGCTACACTGCCATGACGG CAGAGCCAGAGCCTGAGCTGGACCTGGAGTCGGAGCCCACGCCCGAGCCCCAGCCCCGGAGCTCCCTTCGAGCCTCCTCCATGTGCCGCCGCAGCCTCCGGTCGCAGGGCGTGGAGGCTGGCCTCAGCTGCG GTCCCAGCGAGTGTCCTGAGATGCCTCTTTCCCTGATCCCAGGCGAGCGCCAGGCGGGCGATGGCACGTCCCTCCCTGAGACCCCCAACCCCAAGATG ATGTCAGCCGTCTATGCAGAGCTTGAGTCTCGACTGAACAGCAGCTTCAAAGGGAAGATGGGGACCATGTCCAAATCCCGGGCTTCCCCTCCAGGACCCAGCTCAGCAGTCGCCGCAG GGCCCAGGACCCTGTCCGGCGTCTCATGGCCCAGCGAACGACTCCTGCCCTCCCCTTGCTACCACCCGCTATGTTCTGGGGGCCTGGCCTCCCCCAGCAGCTCTGAGTCCCACCCCTacgccagcctggacagcagCAGGGCGCCCTCCCCACAGCCAAGCCTGGGGCCCATCTGCCCTGACAGCCCCCCAAGCCTGGATCCTGCCCACCAGCCCAGCCGCAGGAAGCTCTTCACCTTCTCCCAGCCTGTGCGAAGCCGTGATACCGACCGCTTCCTGGACGTGCTGAGTGAGCAGCTGGGCCCCCGGGTCACCATTGTGGATGATTTCCTGACCCCTGAGAACGACTACGAGGAG ATGAGCTTCCATGATGACCAGGGTAGCTTTGTAACCAATGAGCGGAGCAGCGCCAGCGACTGCGTCAGCAGCAGTGAAGAAGGCAGCTCCCTGACCTACTCCTCCATCTCTGACCACATCCCGCCACCCCCGCTcagccccccaccaccaccacccctgccttTCCATGACCCCAAGCCCAGCTCCCGCAGCTCTGATGGTTCCCGGGGCCCTGCTCAGGTGCTGgccaagcccctcacccaacTCAGTCACCAAGTccctccaccacccccaccacccctgcccccacccgTGCCCTGTGCACCCCCCATGCTGTCCCGGGGCCTGGGCCACCGGCGCAGCGAGACCAGCCACATGAGTGTCAAGCGCTTGCGGTGGGAGCAGGTGGAGAACTCAGAAGGCACCATCTGGGGTCAG CTTGGGGAAGACTCCGACTACGATAAGCTGAGTGACATGGTGAAATACCTCGATCTGGAGCTCCACTTCGGCACCCAGAAACCTGCTA TTTCCTTTCCAGAGCCTGTGCCGGGGCCCGAACCCTTCCGGAAGAAAGAGGTTGTGGAGATCCTGTCCCACAAGAAGGCCTACAACACCT CCATCCTCCTGGCGCACCTGAAGCTGAGCCCTGCGGAGCTGCGTCAGGTGCTGATGAGCATGGAGCCCCGGCGCCTGGAGCCCGCGCATCTGGCGCAGCTGCTGCTCTTTGCGCCCGACGCCGACGAGGAGCAGCGCTACCAGGCCTTCCGCGAGGCGCCCGGCCGCCTCAGCGAGCCGGACCAGTTCGTCCTGCAG ATGCTGTCCGTTCCCGAATACAAGACGCGCCTGCGCAGCCTCCACTTCCAGGCCACCCTCCAGGAGAAGACAGAGGAGATCCGAGGCAGCCTCGAATGCTTGCGCCAGGCCTCCCTGGAGCTCAAAAACAGCCGAAAGCTCGCCAAGATCCTGGAG TTTGTGTTGGCCATGGGCAACTATCTCAACGACGGACAGCCCAAAACCAATAAAACCACCGGCTTCAAGATCAACTTTCTGACAGAG CTGAACTCCACCAAGACAGTGGATGGGAAGTCCACCTTCCTGCACATCCTTGCCAAATCGCTGAGCCAGCACttccctgaactcctgggctttgGTCAGGACCTGCCCACCGTGCCCCTGGCTGCCAAAG TGAACCAACGGGCCCTGACCAGCGACCTGGCTGACCTCCATGGCACTATCAGCGAGATACAGGACGCCTGCCAGAGCATTTCCCCCTCCAGCGAGGACAAGTTTGCAGTGGTCATGTCG TCCTTCCTGGAGACGGCCCAGCCAGTGCTTCGGGTGCTGGACGGGCTGCAGCGTGAGGCCATGGAGGAGCTGGGCAAGGCGCTGGCCTTCTTCGGGGAGGATTCCAAGGCCACCACCTCCGAGGCTTTCTTCGGCATCTTCGCAGAGTTCATGAGCAAATTCGAG CGAGCGCTGAGTGACCTGCAGGCCGGGGAGGGCCCACGAAGCTCCGGGATGGTTTCACCCCTGGCCTGGTGA